A single window of Sander lucioperca isolate FBNREF2018 chromosome 22, SLUC_FBN_1.2, whole genome shotgun sequence DNA harbors:
- the LOC116044233 gene encoding cytohesin-3, with translation MDEDNHVPEDLSLEERDELSNIRRRKRELLDDIERLKFEIAEVMTEIEQLTCVGESKTSQRNKQIAMGRKKFNMDPKKGIQFLLENDLLQHTPEDIAQFLYKGEGLNKTVIGDYLGERDDFNIKVLQAFVELHEFADLNLVQALRQFLWSFRLPGEAQKIDRMMEAFASRYCQCNAGVFQSTDTCYVLSFAIIMLNTSLHNPNVRDKPPVERFISMNRGINEGGDLPEELLRNLYDSIKNEPFKIPEDDGNDLTHTFFNPDREGWLLKLGGRVKTWKRRWFILTDNCLYYFEYTTDKEPRGIIPLENLSIREVDEPRKPNCFELYNPNHKGQVIKACKTEADGRVVEGNHVVYRISAPTPEEKEEWIKSIKASISRDPFYDMLATRKRRIANKK, from the exons TTCCTGAGGATCTGTCCCTGGAGGAGAGGGATGAGCTGTCAAACATCCGACGCAGGAAGAGAGAGCTCCTCGATGATATTGAG aggTTGAAGTTTGAGATAGCAGAGGTCATGACGGAGATCGAGCAGCTGACGTGTGTAGGGGAAAG taaaacatcccagagaaacaaacagattGCCATGGGCAGGAAGAAATTCAACATGGATCCAAAGAAG GGAATCCAGTTCCTGCTGGAGAACGACCTCCTCCAGCACACTCCCGAAGACATTGCGCAGTTCCTCTACAAAGGCGAGGGCCTCAACAAGACCGTCATCGGAGACTACTTGGGCGAGCG GGATGACTTCAACATCAAGGTGCTTCAAGCTTTTGTGGAGCTGCACGAGTTTGCAGACCTCAATCTGGTCCAAGCACTACG GCAGTTCCTGTGGAGTTTCCGTTTGCCAGGTGAAGCCCAGAAGATCGACCGTATGATGGAGGCGTTTGCCTCGCGGTACTGCCAGTGCAACGCTGGAGTCTTCCAGTCGACAG ATACCTGCTACGTGCTGTCATTTGCTATCATCATGCTGAACACCAGCCTCCATAACCCCAACGTCAGAGACAAGCCCCCTGTGGAGCGCTTTATCTCCATGAACAGAGGCATCAACGAAGGAGGAGATCTGCCTGAGGAGCTTCTCAGG AACCTTTATGACAGCATCAAAAATGAGCCCTTCAAAATCCCAGAGGATGATGGGAATGATCTGACGCACACATTCTTCAACCCCGACAGAGAAGGCTGGCTCCTAAAGCTTG GCGGGAGGGTGAAGACGTGGAAGAGACGGTGGTTCATTCTGACAGACAACTGCCTCTATTACTTTGAATACACAACA GATAAAGAGCCACGTGGGATTATTCCTCTGGAGAACCTCAGTATCAGAGAGGTGGACGAGCCCAGAAAACCT AACTGCTTCGAGCTCTACAACCCCAACCACAAAGGTCAGGTCATCAAGGCCTGCAAGACAGAAGCGGACGGGCGCGTCGTCGAGGGCAACCACGTGGTTTACAGGATATCGGCCCCCACGCCGGAGGAGAAGGAAGAGTGGATCAAATCCATCAA